Part of the Chanos chanos chromosome 5, fChaCha1.1, whole genome shotgun sequence genome, ATGGCTGGATGGCCCTGCCGCACACAGTCCACCGCCAAACCACCTGCAATCGCGAAGATGGCCACTACTTTCCCCCACGTGACacctgaaagagaaaatcaGAGGGGCTGAAACAAAACTACAGGCACTAGTTTAATTAATATGAAAcataaaatgatgtaaaatataagtagagaaaaacagaatccaCAAAGGAGGaatcaacaaaagaaaaatcatagTGTAGACTAAGCTGGATCTTAAAACTGTTGTAAAGATGTTATATTTCTAGTATATAGTATTTGAGCAAAATGTTCCACAGTTTTGATCCAGAACCTGATTGTAATACAGTACAGTCGCTAGCATTACACATTATTAAACTCATAATTCAAAAGATTTTAATCCAGTATTCTCCAACACAATAACCAGAATCTATACACTATTCCTGTACTCCTGAAACAGTATTCAGGACATTGTTTTCCTGAGTAATGTCACATAAACCTGATCACACGGGTTATGTTTTCAACAGTAGTGTTCACAGTAGCAATCACAGTGATCACAGTAGCAATCACATCTGAGAAAGTGGTGTACCAAGACAACCCTGAAAACAATTCTGAAATTCCTGCCACAAGTATAAAAGTGAGTGAAAATCCAGTGAAAATAGGATCAAGAGAGCTAGTCGAGACTTTGTGACagttttgctaaaaaaaatctttgcctCAACAAAGCTACCCTTAATCACTTTGCGGTGTGAACCTGAACAGATTCTTGCCTGAAGTTGAGCAGTCAAATTAGCAGAAAAAGGTACACTTCAACAACTCTAAACTGATTCAACATATGGAGAATGTTACAATATGACAACATATGAATTCTATGACCAGGGAATGAGGAGAAATATCATTTTAGAATTCACATGAAGCTAAGAGAACTGATTCAATAGACAGAGTCTCTCGCAAATCAGATCATTACCAAAAGTTATGAACAGTAAGGAGTCACATTCATCAGGCGGATCAGCAACATGCCATGTGAAATATCTGCTCTTCTCCTGAGAGGCAGTGTCTGAGGTCATGGAATTACATCAAAGAGAAGGGCATCAATTTCCTGGGATTCCCATTCTAAAAATCTGCTGCAGCCCGTTACGTAAAAAGCAGCAGGAAGGCTAACAGAATTAAGTTCTCTTAGAACGGAGTTTCCCTGACAGAattcactcacaaacaaacaaatcagcaaGCTTTTTTTCACAGCACTGTGGTATTATTTCACAATGCTGTGTGCAATTCTGTATGTAGTTTCTGTTAGTGCTAAAGTCTGAGTCTTCAAGCAAAGTTCCCTGTGTTCTGATGTGTctcaggggaaagagagagagagaagagtagatGTAGATGTAAGACTTGGTAAGGGTATGTGGAGTACATCAGTTAGGGGGAGACATGTGCTGGGTGCATTCAACCGTggtggaataaaaaaaaaaaaagaagaaaaaaaaaagattatcagTGCCAGTACAGTCTGCTGACATGGCCTTATTTGGCATTTCCCAGGCACTCCAAAAATACTAGCATACTATCCAATGCATAGCCACATATTTCATCCTAAACCAGTCAAAAGTATCCACTACCCCTCAACCTGTTCCATGAAGAACAATAAGTCGCTTTCCTACAGGTGATCCTACTTTGGCAGGAGTGACGATGACCAGAACACATAGTCTATGTATTCATGGTTCTAAAGTTTATCTACTCTATGGAGAACTCCACTGGATTCTAAAATTCTCCCCAATGCCTCACTCCCACTAAAACCCAGCCAGATGTGCACATAGAAATGCTGCTGTTGAGTACGGATATAAAGTATACTTTTTCTTAATCAAAATTTGGCTCATGTTCAGTTTCTTTCTAGTCTAGCATATGAAATTAATCATGAGACAGGTAGGAGATCAAACTCTGACTGCTGGTGACATTATTATTTGCCTATAAAGTatagagcattttttttctgtcaaccGGTGTGAAGTATCATGATTGACATGTGATGATGCAACACACTAAATGACATATAATACACTTTCCCACAACATAAAGGTGTGGAAAGATGTATaattcacaaaatgaaaaagtattCTCCAACACAATAACCAGAATCTATACACTATTCCTGTACTCCTGAAACAGTATTCAGGAAATTGTTTTCCTGAGTAATGTCACATAAACCTGATCACACGGGTTATGTTTTCAACAGTAGTGTTCACAGTAGCAATAACATCTGACAAACTGGTGTACCAAGACAACCCTGAAAACAATTCTGAAATTCCTGCCACAAGTATAAAAAGGCTGGGGAATGCTACAGTAAGAGTAAACTGATCCATTTATTCATATGCTTATTTGTTGTTGGGCtagatgtttgtgtttacatttactcaaatcaaattcaaatcaaaactgaatcaagttctctctcacacacacacacacacacacaaagttttcaGGTCACACATAAATGTTCACCAGTAGTTAGGCTATATTTAGCAGTCTTATGTTAGCAGTTCACCTACActcagattttgtttgttttcagtattcagttacttttttttgttggagCAATTCGAAGTTACCAGCTGTAGCTACCAAGATTTCCCTCTCCATTTTCCACTGAAAAGAATGAGATGgaagttttcttttcagaaGCATTCCTAATTTTCATTACCCTTTTCATTCATTACAGTGGTGGAGCTCTATTTTAAGTTCCAGTTTCTCTAAATCTTCTCTATTTGTTACAGTGGTTTCATCGCTGTTGGTGCCTGCCCTCCAGCCTTGAGTTATCCAAAATGACTTCAAGTGCTGATGACAACAAACATTACTATTGTCTTGTTAGCTCAAAGGTTTTCTCAGTGCCACACTTTTGGTCCTAAAACTGATTTCTGCCATTCATATTTCTTTAGATGACCTTTTATGTGGAAATTTGTTCTGATACAGTGACACAACCTATGTGGCACGGCCCTGTTAAAGTTTTTCATAGTATTGCTTTTTATAGTAAATGTTCTTgaagtcatgtttttttgtcattccaAATTTAGTATGATCAACTTATGCTACACAGTTTTAATGTAGTGAACTACTTTTTCAAATTAACTTTAGTAACGCAAAGTGATTCTTTTATCGGCTTCTTTACTGTACTTTCAACTACAGGCTTTTAGGAAAACTGCACTTTCTGAGTGTATTCTCCAACACTGGCAGTTACTCACCCAATGAAAGAATCTCGGTTGTCACAGTAAGGAAGGCATCTGACACCATGGTCTCCACTGCTACAGAGATGTTAAGTTGCTTTGCCACATTTCGAAAAAGATATGGTCGAATGTACTCCAATTCATCACCTGCGACACAATGGAGTGAGCTGGATTAAATTTCCAAAACAGGATTTAACAGGATTTGAGATACGGAGTGAAGCGAAGTACTTCCCAAACTACAAGCACGTGGGCTTCCAGGCCCAGGCTGACACTAAACATTCATCAAACAGCCCTCGGTTAACATGCACATTTGTCAGTTCTTTCAGAGACAAGCTACGTACTGGGCAGATAGTTGGTATGACCCCTAGTCATTGATCACTCTCCTTACCAAGTTTAAGAAGCACCATGGATACATCTCCAAGAAGTCCACTTGGCGGTGGAAGATCCGGCTCAATTTTCGACCAGCTGAGTCCTTCTCGAACAAGTCTGGAATAGATGAACTCCCTACACAGCGCCTTTGACTGGGAGACCAGCTCTTTTTCTGTAGGCGTTCGGTCAAAAACTTCCATTACCTCAGCAGCGAACATCGAGGACCGTCGCAACATGTTGATGTCCCGCATACTGCCTTCGTGCAGGAACAAACAACGTTGGTAGTCTAATTGCGGCGGAGCACGTTCTGCGTAAAAGAAAATACCCTTTTTGGTGAAGAAGTGTCCGTAGTTTGTTATTGTCTTGCCGCTCAATTATTTACCGATCAAATCCATCCAGAAACGCTTTACACTGTATAAAACCAGAAAATactacaattaaaaaaaaaaaagtctcagaaGATTGGCAATCAGTGCAATATATCAGCCATCGATGACACCATATAAAAAGTGTTCAGTGAACCAATCGGTTCGCGTGAACTGCCACTTCTTCATCTCAACCAGCCAACTATTTACCCATTTTAACACCTGACTCCCCACCTGAATCGCACGACTATCGCTCCGAAGTTAAATGAACTAAAATCGTATCATCATATCCGCCGCAATAATTATGTTAGGTCCTCACTGGGAACGACTCCTTATTGTGGTATAATCCTCAGGTTAAGACATGACGTTTTGCGATTCATGGTTTGAAACTGTAATTGGTGGCTTGCTGCACCTGCAGCTTTGTTGTACACCTACGACTGTATTCCTCTCTAGCTTCCTAGAACTGTTAGGTAACTGTGCTACTTAACGGTCAAGAGGAGGGCTTATTCCAAATATAAGCCTTAGTTCCAACTGCGCTTGAAATCATCTAAACAACTTAACAGCAATTTAAACtagtttaatgtgttttgggGAATAATTATGCTATATTTTAAATCAAAGGTTGTGAAATATCTAACATTTTGtgctgatggagagagggagagggttgtGTAAACATAGAATAAGGAAGGTATTTGACGAAAAATGCACGTGTCTGAATGATAAAAACtgacagtttattttgttaagGTTTTTCTCATAACATTTTCTATACGTATTTCAGTTGGGCAGCCTACGCATCAAGATTATGTTCATTCATACTCTGCTGGACGCCTGTCTTACGTGTCCATTATCTCTCTATGTTTAGCTGTCTTAAGGAGGATGTACTTTAATCCATTCAGAAATAGACTCAACAATTTCAGACTGAGAGCCATTATACGCAAAAGTAAGGTGTAATAAGTAGTGAGTTAAGATTATCAGCAAGATCATAAAATTAAGTGTAAACTGGAGGCAATCTATGCTTGCAGTAGGCCCGGTTATGTTGCATACTGGTGTACACATCAAGTACAGGACGGCAGACAAAAGAGGACGGCTAATCTTGTTTACCACAACAGGTCATTCATTCACTACAACCTTAACCAAATCCCAGTCTCCATTTATACCccacaacacattcacatggATATAACTCTGAAGTAGGACTTTGTTTAAACTTGAAGCAAGAAACAATTAAGATTGTATTGATTTTTGTGGATTTCAGCTACACTTGAAATTTAACCAGGATTTTATGTCAGACTAAAGGCTAATTATCTTATTGCACTGGATTGGACAATGGATTACAAGGTTAAGAAAGTAAGACACTGCAGTGACCTGATAATTAATAATATGtaaacattcagttttattCACTTGTAAGTCTTCATTATGGAGATCAACTTCATTATGGAAATCAGGTAAAAATTTCAACCAAGCTCAAGATCTTTAGATACAGACGCCAAAACCACAAGGCAATGGATGAGCAGAATGGGAAAAGGGATGCCCAAAGGCCACATGAAGGAGGGAAATAGAGACCAAAAAGCGAAACACTGGCGACATCTTAGAATTattctaaatgttttaattataaaatgaaacattcatcaTTTGTTAGTGTGGGTAACTTTCAACAGTGTTCCCGACCCTTGTCTCATGAGATTTCTGGCAACAATTATTCACCTGTAAATTCGTTAGAAAGGTGGAAAGCAACTCTGCATCAGTAATGCCTATTTCAAAGTATATGATAATAAACGTATTATCGCATTATCTTACTTAACAATATCACAGAACCAGCCGGATACCCTTCGTTCTTTACCAAATAGACACGTCAGAAACTTGCACGCGAGGAAATACAACACCCACAACTCCT contains:
- the bokb gene encoding bcl-2-related ovarian killer protein homolog B, with product MRDINMLRRSSMFAAEVMEVFDRTPTEKELVSQSKALCREFIYSRLVREGLSWSKIEPDLPPPSGLLGDVSMVLLKLGDELEYIRPYLFRNVAKQLNISVAVETMVSDAFLTVTTEILSLGVTWGKVVAIFAIAGGLAVDCVRQGHPAMVHTIVDSLGELVRKSLVPWLKRRGGWEDISKCVVNTDTSAHSHWITAVLSTWRQFVKTMYIYLTK